Proteins found in one Drosophila busckii strain San Diego stock center, stock number 13000-0081.31 chromosome 2R, ASM1175060v1, whole genome shotgun sequence genomic segment:
- the LOC108594829 gene encoding uncharacterized protein LOC108594829 produces the protein MAVEKLLLTIACCWALPLIGGSSSSSSQLLDMDNSGRIVGGEVISAYYLPYQVSVRRRSSNSSAYAHSCGGSLLDERTVITAAHCVYKREAENFLVVAGTEQRSGMDGGVVSRVAKIVMHEDYNATITDNDVALMFMAQPFPVGKHRKIDVIALAQAEPKPGTLATVSGWGHTTEGGVGSQQLQQVQVPLVAASECELAYDWRPITAGMLCAGLPEGGKDACQGDSGGPLAVDKQLLGIVSWGEGCARENYPGVYALVPHFLDWIAAQRAFLVLLLPLSMSHALVQRYLLCLCLFGLLALGCAQPLQDHERIVGGRDTDISVYPHQISLRRKAITAPRNSFSHICGGSIVADNIIVTAAHCIIGSVPSQYKVVGGTSRRNEAKGAVSNVREIIMHEQYNPDNYDNDIALLVLREPLPLNNFTMRAIRLASKAAEAGEISSISGWGTKAPGGYSADQLVAAQVPIVSNEDCNKDYGAGRITSAMLCAGYRGTGGVDACQGDSGGPLIIDNELHGVVSWGYSCALPSHPGVYASAAGQARITGGQETAISAALYHVSLKYKAHAKAPYVQRCSGVIYSSSVILTTAMCVDKLELNHLQVIAGQAYRSGSKGRIHRVERIIYHPQFDKWFMDNDLALLLLQQQLNLQGLASIAIAPKLPNAGSFASIVGWGATATANASETLQLAQVQLVQQSACRQSYGEARISEAMLCAGSYKGNQVVDACQGDAGGALVFNDQAVGLVSWGSGFRGTTPAIMDILQFVGLLLLTGLTVCVAAQAESRIINGDKVNIARHPYFVSLRYRRTKESAYMHECAGVIYSKTAVITAAQCLARLDETTKLLVVAGSNSRTGTDGLIYHVASYTHHPKFDYYTADYDVGLVFLKSPLDFSNFAVRAIEFRAERPAAGREALVTGWGYREEWGPSSENLEQVHVPIVSSEQCNSIYGAGEVTERMICAGDIEHGGRDACQGDTGGPLIIDEQLVGLVSWGRGCGRPGYPTVYCYVNSLKSWIDETIEATQALNVWNLAVFLSYTPAGYNDHCAVLGTLLSERNGLQGFVELEFSIQHQNGSVVIIVKRPVLFVYKKFTHGQLLSFGIKCGGATHNVFQSFENIVILVMLSRPELITLGLGLLVALASSASISTHIVGGTEADIANYPYQVSVRLETYMLLHICGGSIYAPHVVLTAAHCIKGRFASYIRIVAGQNSIADLDEQGVHVSKLIPHSGYNKKTHINDIGMIITKEPLVYSDLVQPIPLALDIPVAGTHAMVSGWGKRTEADEALPALLRAVEVEIADPKTCGAQYLTKNYAITDEMLCAGVHEGGKDACQGDSGGPLTVDEVLVGIVSWGVGCAREGFPGVYTSVMHYTAWIEEKAEPYL, from the exons ATGGCAGTGGAGAAGTTGCTACTAACGATCGCCTGCTGCTGGGCATTGCCGCTAAttggaggcagcagcagcagcagcagccaattgcTGGATATGGATAACAGCGGACGCATTGTGGGCGGTGAGGTGATCTCCGCCTACTATTTGCCGTATCAGGTGTCGGTGCgccgacgcagcagcaacagcagcgcctaTGCACACAGCTGTGGCGGCAGTCTGCTGGACGAGCGTACCGTTATAACGGCAGCGCATTGTGTGTACAAGCGCGAGGCTGAAAACTTTCTGGTGGTTGCCGGCACGGAGCAGCGCAGCGGCATGGACGGCGGCGTGGTGTCGCGTGTGGCAAAGATTGTGATGCATGAGGATTACAATGCCACCATAACGGACAACGATGTGGCGCTAATGTTTATGGCGCAGCCATTTCCGGTGGGCAAGCATCGCAAGATCGATGTCATAGCGCTGGCGCAAGCGGAGCCCAAGCCTGGCACGCTGGCCACAGTTTCGGGCTGGGGACACACCACAGAGGGCGGCGTGGgctcgcagcagctgcagcaggtgCAAGTGCCGCTGGTGGCGGCGTCAGAGTGTGAGCTGGCCTACGATTGGCGACCCATAACCGCTGGCATGTTGTGCGCTGGGCTGCCCGAGGGCGGCAAGGATGCGTGCCAGGGCGACTCGGGCGGTCCGCTGGCTGtcgacaagcagctgctgggcatTGTCTCCTGGGGCGAGGGCTGCGCGCGTGAGAATTATCCTGGCGTCTATGCGCTAGTGCCGCATTTTCTGGACTGGATTGCAGCACAGCGCGCG tttttagtTCTTTTATTGCCACTGAGCATGTCGCACGCGCTTGTCCAACGCTATCtgctgtgcctgtgcctgtttGGCCTTCTGGCCTTGGGCTGCGCACAGCCGCTGCAGGATCATGAGCGCATTGTGGGCGGCCGCGACACCGACATCTCCGTCTATCCACATCAGATCTCGCTGCGCCGCAAAGCCATCACCGCGCCCAGAAATTCCTTCTCACACATCTGCGGCGGCTCCATTGTGGCCGATAACATTATCGTCACTGCGGCGCACTGCATCATTGGCTCGGTGCCGAGTCAGTACAAAGTGGTCGGCGGCACCAGTCGCCGCAATGAGGCCAAGGGCGCTGTGTCGAATGTGCGCGAGATCATTATGCATGAGCAGTATAATCCCGATAACTATGACAACGATATAGCGCTGTTGGTGCTGCGTGAGCCGCTGCCGCTCAACAACTTCACCATGCGCGCCATTCGGCTGGCCAGCAAGGCCGCTGAGGCTGGTGAAATCAGCAGCATTAGCGGCTGGGGCACCAAAGCGCCCGGCGGCTACTCCGCCGATCAGCTGGTGGCCGCTCAAGTGCCCATTGTCAGCAACGAGGATTGCAACAAGGACTACGGCGCGGGCAGAATAACGAGCGCCATGTTGTGTGCCGGTTATCGCGGCACTGGCGGCGTCGATGCCTGCCAAGGCGACTCCGGCGGACCGCTGATCATTGACAATGAATTGCACGGCGTTGTCTCCTGGGGCTACAGCTGTGCCCTGCCCTCGCATCCTGGCGTCTACGCCAGC GCAGCGGGACAGGCGCGCATAACTGGTGGGCAGGAAACTGCTATAAGCGCTGCACTCTATCATGTGTCCTTGAAATACAAAGCGCATGCCAAGGCGCCATATGTACAACGCTGCTCCGGCGTAATCTACAGCTCAAGTGTAATCTTAACCACAGCAATGTGTGTGGACAAACTCGAGCTGAATCATCTACAAGTAATTGCCGGGCAAGCTTatcgcagcggcagcaaaggCAGAATACATCGTGTGGAACGCATTATTTACCATCCACAATTCGACAAGTGGTTTATGGACAACGActtggcattgctgctgctgcagcagcagttgaaccTCCAAGGCTTGGCCAGCATAGCTATCGCTCCAAAGTTGCCCAATGCAGGCAGCTTTGCTAGCATTGTCGGCTGGGGCGCAACTGCCACAGCAAATGCATCCGAAACTTTGCAGCTGGCACAAGTGCAACTGGTGCAACAATCAGCTTGTCGTCAATCCTATGGTGAGGCACGCATAAGTGAGGCCATGTTGTGTGCCGGCAGCTACAAAGGCAATCAAGTCGTGGATGCTTGTCAAGGCGATGCGGGTGGAGCTCTTGTGTTTAATGATCAGGCCGTCGGTTTGGTGTCCTGGGGCAGCGGCT TTCGAGGCACGACGCCAGCCATAATGGATATCCTGCAATTTGTtggcctgttgctgctgacggGTTTGACTGTCTGTGTGGCTGCCCAAGCGGAGTCGCGCATTATCAATGGAGATAAAGTGAATATAGCACGTCATCCATATTTTGTATCGCTGCGCTATAGGCGCACCAAGGAGTCGGCCTATATGCATGAGTGTGCTGGCGTGATCTATTCGAAGACTGCGGTGATCACCGCTGCGCAGTGCTTGGCGAGATTGGATGAGACCACCAAGCTGCTGGTAGTTGCCGGCTCAAATAGTCGCACTGGCACGGATGGCTTGATCTACCACGTAGCCAGCTATACGCATCATCCAAAGTTTGACTACTATACGGCGGACTATGATGTTGGTTTGGTATTTTTGAAGAGCCCGCTCGACTTCAGCAACTTTGCGGTGCGTGCAATTGAATTTCGCGCGGAGCGTCCAGCTGCGGGCAGAGAGGCACTTGTCACAGGCTGGGGCTATCGCGAGGAATGGGGACCTTCTAGCGAGAATCTGGAGCAGGTGCATGTGCCCATTGTTAGCTCGGAGCAATGCAATAGCATTTATGGCGCTGGCGAGGTAACGGAGCGCATGATCTGCGCTGGAGATATAGAGCATGGCGGACGCGATGCTTGTCAAGGCGACACGGGTGGGCCATTGATCATTGATGAGCAATTGGTGGGCTTGGTGAGCTGGGGACGCGGCTGCGGTCGTCCTGGCTATCCCACTGTTTACTGCTATGTGAACAGCTTAAAATCGTGGATCGATGAAACTATTGAGGCTACTCAAgcgcta AACGTTTGGAATCTTGCCGTCTTCCTCAGTTACACCCCAGCCGGTTACAATGACCACTGTGCCGTTCTCGGGACGCTTCTCAGCGAGCGCAATGGGCTGCAGGGATTCGTTGAACTCGAATTCTCCATCCAGCACCAAAATGGCAGCGTCGTAATCATTGTTAAGCGTCCTGTACTTTTCGTGTACAAAAAATTCACGCACGGGCAACTCTTGTCCTTTGGGATAAAGTGTGGTGGAGCCACCCACAATG TGTTCCAATCATTTGAAAACATTGTAATTCTCGTTATGTTGTCGCGCCCGGAATTAATTACGCTAGGCCTGGGACTGCTGGTCGCCTTGGCTAGTAGCGCCTCCATTAGCACGCACATTGTGGGCGGCACGGAGGCGGATATTGCCAACTATCCTTACCAAGTGTCTGTGCGTCTCGAAACTTATATGTTGCTACACATCTGCGGTGGCAGCATTTATGCGCCCCATGTGGTGCTGACGGCAGCTCATTGCATCAAAGGACGCTTCGCCTCCTACATACGCATTGTGGCGGGACAGAACTCTATTGCGGATCTGGATGAACAGGGCGTACATGTGTCCAAGCTAATCCCTCACAGCGGCTACAATAAGAAGACCCACATCAATGATATAGGCATGATTATTACCAAGGAGCCACTTGTCTACTCCGACCTCGTTCAGCCTATACCATTGGCTTTGGATATTCCTGTGGCTGGCACTCACGCTATGGTTAGCGGCTGGGGCAAGCGCACTGAAGCTGATGAGGCATTGCCTGCTCTGCTCCGTGCAGTTGAGGTGGAAATTGCGGATCCAAAAACATGTGGTGCTCAATATCTGACTAAGAACTACGCCATTACCGATGAAATGTTATGCGCGGGTGTGCATGAAGGTGGCAAGGACGCTTGCCAAGGAGACTCAGGTGGTCCTTTAACTGTCGATGAAGTGTTGGTTGGAATTGTTTCCTGGGGCGTGGGCTGTGCACGTGAAGGTTTTCCTGGAGTTTACACCAGCGTTATGCATTACACCGCCTGGATTGAAGAGAAGGCAGAGCCCTATCTATAG
- the LOC108596607 gene encoding trypsin delta, whose product MFRLLIGLCIIGLSLAGTVFQSGVPMPDGRIVGGQDADIHHYPHQISMRYRGNHRCGGSVLTSNIIVSAAHCVNTLKKEDTANLTIVGGSTTLYPKGQELPVREFFVHEKYRTLNNDYDAAILVLDGEFEFNESLQPIALAEKRPENGTVVIVTGWGVTEEDGKIPNVLQSVEVNVVENSQCKSAYSVMLTSRMLCAGVSGGGKDACQGDSGGPLIYNNELLGIVSWGTGCARPKYPGVYASVPDVKDWIIKMRDAKANVGKIDFL is encoded by the coding sequence ATGTTTCGCCTTTTGATTGGATTGTGTATCATTGGATTATCGCTTGCGGGCACCGTCTTCCAGAGCGGTGTGCCCATGCCGGATGGTCGCATTGTGGGCGGACAGGATGCAGACATTCACCACTATCCTCACCAAATCTCCATGCGATACAGAGGAAATCACAGATGCGGCGGCTCAGTGCTGACCAGCAATATAATCGTGAGCGCAGCCCATTGTGTCAACACACTCAAGAAAGAAGATACAGCCAATCTGACCATTGTGGGTGGCTCCACCACACTTTATCCCAAAGGACAAGAGTTGCCCGTGCGTGAATTTTTTGTACACGAAAAGTACAGGACGCTTAACAATGATTACGACGCTGCCATTTTGGTGCTGGATGGAGAATTCGAGTTCAACGAATCCCTGCAGCCCATTGCGCTCGCTGAGAAGCGTCCCGAGAACGGCACAGTGGTCATTGTAACCGGCTGGGGTGTAACTGAGGAAGACGGCAAGATTCCAAACGTTCTGCAGTCGGTGGAAGTGAACGTGGTGGAGAACTCTCAATGCAAGAGCGCCTACTCCGTGATGCTAACCAGTCGCATGTTGTGCGCGGGCGTCAGTGGCGGCGGCAAGGATGCCTGCCAAGGTGACTCTGGCGGTCCTCTGATCTACAACAACGAGCTGCTGGGCATTGTTTCCTGGGGTACTGGCTGTGCGCGTCCCAAATATCCAGGTGTCTATGCCTCTGTGCCCGATGTGAAGGATTGGATTATAAAGATGCGCGACGCCAAGGCCAATGTGGGCAAAATTGATTTTCTATAA
- the LOC117134709 gene encoding trypsin eta-like: MTGWLYLLIFCLSFYQAAGQARITGGQETAISAALYHVSLKYKAHAKAPYVQRCSGVIYSSSVILTTAMCVDKLELNHLQVIAGQAYRSGSKGRIHRVERIIYHPQFDKWFMDNDLALLLLQQQLNLQGLASIAIAPKLPNAGSFASIVGWGATATANASETLQLAQVQLVQQSACRQSYGEARISEAMLCAGSYKGNQVVDACQGDAGGALVFNDQAVGLVSWGSGCGREQFPGVYTNLVYFRKWIDEQMALL, translated from the coding sequence ATGACTGGCTGGCTTTACTTATTGATTTTCTGCTTGAGTTTTTATCAGGCAGCGGGACAGGCGCGCATAACTGGTGGGCAGGAAACTGCTATAAGCGCTGCACTCTATCATGTGTCCTTGAAATACAAAGCGCATGCCAAGGCGCCATATGTACAACGCTGCTCCGGCGTAATCTACAGCTCAAGTGTAATCTTAACCACAGCAATGTGTGTGGACAAACTCGAGCTGAATCATCTACAAGTAATTGCCGGGCAAGCTTatcgcagcggcagcaaaggCAGAATACATCGTGTGGAACGCATTATTTACCATCCACAATTCGACAAGTGGTTTATGGACAACGActtggcattgctgctgctgcagcagcagttgaaccTCCAAGGCTTGGCCAGCATAGCTATCGCTCCAAAGTTGCCCAATGCAGGCAGCTTTGCTAGCATTGTCGGCTGGGGCGCAACTGCCACAGCAAATGCATCCGAAACTTTGCAGCTGGCACAAGTGCAACTGGTGCAACAATCAGCTTGTCGTCAATCCTATGGTGAGGCACGCATAAGTGAGGCCATGTTGTGTGCCGGCAGCTACAAAGGCAATCAAGTCGTGGATGCTTGTCAAGGCGATGCGGGTGGAGCTCTTGTGTTTAATGATCAGGCCGTCGGTTTGGTGTCCTGGGGCAGCGGCTGTGGACGCGAGCAATTTCCAGGCGTTTATACCAATCTGGTTTACTTCAGAAAATGGATAGATGAACAAATGGCGTTGCtttaa
- the LOC108596605 gene encoding trypsin zeta-like — MSHALVQRYLLCLCLFGLLALGCAQPLQDHERIVGGRDTDISVYPHQISLRRKAITAPRNSFSHICGGSIVADNIIVTAAHCIIGSVPSQYKVVGGTSRRNEAKGAVSNVREIIMHEQYNPDNYDNDIALLVLREPLPLNNFTMRAIRLASKAAEAGEISSISGWGTKAPGGYSADQLVAAQVPIVSNEDCNKDYGAGRITSAMLCAGYRGTGGVDACQGDSGGPLIIDNELHGVVSWGYSCALPSHPGVYASVHYMLPWLQAKIAAINKL, encoded by the coding sequence ATGTCGCACGCGCTTGTCCAACGCTATCtgctgtgcctgtgcctgtttGGCCTTCTGGCCTTGGGCTGCGCACAGCCGCTGCAGGATCATGAGCGCATTGTGGGCGGCCGCGACACCGACATCTCCGTCTATCCACATCAGATCTCGCTGCGCCGCAAAGCCATCACCGCGCCCAGAAATTCCTTCTCACACATCTGCGGCGGCTCCATTGTGGCCGATAACATTATCGTCACTGCGGCGCACTGCATCATTGGCTCGGTGCCGAGTCAGTACAAAGTGGTCGGCGGCACCAGTCGCCGCAATGAGGCCAAGGGCGCTGTGTCGAATGTGCGCGAGATCATTATGCATGAGCAGTATAATCCCGATAACTATGACAACGATATAGCGCTGTTGGTGCTGCGTGAGCCGCTGCCGCTCAACAACTTCACCATGCGCGCCATTCGGCTGGCCAGCAAGGCCGCTGAGGCTGGTGAAATCAGCAGCATTAGCGGCTGGGGCACCAAAGCGCCCGGCGGCTACTCCGCCGATCAGCTGGTGGCCGCTCAAGTGCCCATTGTCAGCAACGAGGATTGCAACAAGGACTACGGCGCGGGCAGAATAACGAGCGCCATGTTGTGTGCCGGTTATCGCGGCACTGGCGGCGTCGATGCCTGCCAAGGCGACTCCGGCGGACCGCTGATCATTGACAATGAATTGCACGGCGTTGTCTCCTGGGGCTACAGCTGTGCCCTGCCCTCGCATCCTGGCGTCTACGCCAGCGTTCATTACATGCTGCCCTGGCTGCAAGCCAAAATCGCTGCAATTAATAAGTTGTAA